The following are encoded in a window of Phragmites australis chromosome 22, lpPhrAust1.1, whole genome shotgun sequence genomic DNA:
- the LOC133904851 gene encoding 2-isopropylmalate synthase A-like, translated as MASTLLLSPAKPYCSTKTPAPIANRSPSPTLSFRAAAPRFAHGLAAAAAVGANRSARRHRRLRALARPVRASQLPRRPEYVPDRIDDPNYVRIFDTTLRDGEQSPGATMTSAEKLVVARQLARLGVDIIEAGFPASSPDDLDAVRSIAIEVGNTPVGEDGHVPVICGLSRCNKRDIDAAWEAVRHARLPRIHTFIATSEIHMQHKLRKTPEQVVAIAREMVAYARSLGCPDVEFSPEDAGRSNREFLYHILEEVIKAGATTLNIPDTVGYTLPYEFGSLIADIKANTPGIENAIISTHCQNDLGLATANTLAGARAGARQLEVTINGIGERAGNASLEEVAMAIKCRRELLGGLYTGINSQHITMTSKMVQEHSGLHVQPHKAIVGANAFAHESGIHQDGMLKYKGTYEIISPDDIGLTRANEFGIVLGKLSGRHAVRSKLVELGYEISDKEFEDFFKRYKEVAEKKKRVTDEDIEALLSDEIFQPKVIWSLADVQATCGTLGLSTATVKLIASDGEEKIGCSVGTGPVDAAYKAVDQIIQIPTVLREYSMTSVTEGIDAIATTRVVVTGDVSNNTKHALTGHSFNRAFSGSGAAMDIVVSSVRAYLSALNKMCSFVGAVKASSEVPEGTSVQTTE; from the exons ATGGCCtccaccctcctcctctcccccgcTAAACCCTACTGCTCCACCAAAACCCCCGCCCCCATCGCCAACCGCTCCCCATCCCCAACCCTCTCCTTCCGCGCCGCGGCCCCCCGCTTCGCCCATGgcctcgccgctgccgccgccgtcggcgcgAACCGTAGCGCCCGCCgtcaccgccgcctccgcgcGCTCGCCCGCCCGGTCCGGGCGTCccagctgccgcggcggcccGAGTACGTCCCCGACCGCATCGACGACCCCAACTACGTCCGCATCTTCGACACCACGCTCCGCGACGGCGAGCAGTCCCCGGGCGCCACCATGACCAGCGCCGAGAAGCTTGTCGTCGCGCGCCAGCTCGCCCGTCTCGGTGTCGACATCATCGAGGCCGGcttcccggcctcctcccccGACGACCTCGACGCCGTGCGCTCCATCGCCATCGAGGTCGGGAACACCCCCGTCGGGGAGGACGGGCACGTGCCGGTCATCTGTGGCCTCTCGCGGTGCAACAAGCGGGACATCGACGCTGCGTGGGAGGCCGTGCGGCACGCGAGGCTGCCGCGGATACACACGTTCATCGCGACGAGCGAGATCCACATGCAGCACAAGCTGAGGAAGACGCCCGAGCAGGTCGTGGCCATTGCCAGGGAGATGGTGGCATACGCCCGTAGCCTCGGGTGCCCTGATGTCGAATTCAGCCCTGAGGACGCCGGCAG GTCAAATAGAGAGTTTCTGTATCATATTCTTGAGGAAGTCATAAAAGCTGGAGCAACAACTCTCAATATCCCGGACACTGTTGGATATACTCTTCCTTATGAATTTGGGAGCTTAATTGCTGACATAAAAGCAAACACTCCTGGAATTGAAAATGCTATAATTTCCACCCATTGCCAGAATGACCTTGGTCTTGCAACTGCCAACACATTAGCG GGTGCTCGTGCAGGAGCACGACAGCTAGAGGTGACTATTAATGGTATTGGTGAAAGAGCTGGAAATGCGTCCTTGGAGGAG GTTGCCATGGCAATTAAATGTCGTAGAGAACTCTTAGGTGGTCTATATACTGGAATCAATTCCCAGCATATTACTATGACAAGCAAAATG GTACAAGAGCACAGTGGACTTCACGTGCAACCACATAAAGCTATTGTTGGCGCCAATGCCTTTGCTCATGAAAGTGGAATTCATCAG GATGGGATGCTTAAATACAAAGGAACTTATGAAATAATATCGCCTGATGATATTGGTTTAACACGTGCAAATGAGTTTGGTATTGTTCTTGGGAAACTCAG TGGAAGGCATGCTGTGAGATCTAAGCTAGTGGAG CTTGGATATGAAATCAGTGACAAGGAATTTGAGGATTTCTTTAAACGCTACAAAGAGGTTGCAGAGAAGAAAAAG CGTGTAACTGATGAAGACATTGAAGCATTATTGTCAGATGAGATATTTCAGCCTAAAGTTATTTGGTCCCTTGCTGATGTACAG GCAACATGTGGAACACTTGGTTTATCTACAGCAACGGTAAAACTGATAGCCTCTGATGGTGAGGAGAAAATAGGATGTTCAGTTGGAACAGGTCCAGTTGATGCAGCTTACAAGGCTGTTGACCAAATAATCCAG ATTCCTACTGTTCTCCGAGAATATAGTATGACTTCAGTCACAGAAGGCATTGACGCAATTGCAACAACTCGAGTGGTTGTCACTGGAGATGTGAGCAACAACACCAAACACGCTTTGACTGGTCACTCTTTCAATCGTGCCTTCAG TGGGAGTGGGGCGGCAATGGACATTGTTGTGTCCAGTGTTCGAGCTTACCTGAGTGCCCTGAACAAGATGTGCAGTTTTGTTGGTGCTGTAAAAGCTAGCAGCGAAGTACCTGAGGGCACAAGTGTTCAAACCACAGAATGA
- the LOC133905199 gene encoding cytochrome P450 90A4-like, giving the protein MATAMDASALQLLLAAAAIVLAAALRWLHAGRLKQGSARLPPGSTGLPLVGETLRLISAYKTPNPEPFIDERVSRHGGVFTTHVFGERTVFSADPAFNRLLLSAEGRAVDCSYPSSIATLLGPHSLLLTRGPVHKRLHSLTLNRLGRPASPPLLAHIDRLVLATMRRWEPSATVRLLDEAKRITFNLTVKQLVSIEPGSWSESLRHEYVKLIDGFFSIPFPFAYLLSFTTYGQALKARKKVAGALREVIKKRMDEKVENGGANGEDEEKREKKDMVEELLEAEGGSFSVEEMVDFCLSLLVAGYETTSVLMTLAVKFLSETPTALAQLKEEHDNIRNIKGKNEPLEWSDYKSMPFTQCVINETLRMANLISGVFRRANTDIHFKDYIIPKGCKIFASFRAVHLNNEHYENARTFDPWRWQSKNKLQNAVGANLFTPFGGGPRLCPGYELARVVVSVFLHRLVTRFSWEEAEEDRLVFFPTTRTLKGYPINLRRRPESSG; this is encoded by the exons ATGGCCACGGCCATGGACGCGAGCGCGCTGCAGCTCCTCCTGGCCGCGGCCGCCATCGTGCTCGCCGCGGCGCTGAGATGGCTCCACGCCGGCCGGCTGAAACAGGGGTCGGCGCGGCTGCCGCCGGGCAGCACGGGGCTGCCGCTGGtcggggagacgctgcggctcATCTCCGCGTACAAGACGCCCAACCCGGAGCCCTTCATCGACGAGCGCGTCTCCCGCCACGGCGGCGTCTTCACCACCCACGTCTTTGGCGAGCGCACCGTCTTCTCCGCCGACCCAGCCTTcaaccgcctcctcctctccgccgAGGGCCGAGCCGTCGACTGCAGCTACCCGTCCTCCATCGCCACGCTGCTGGGCCCGCACTCCCTGCTCCTCACCCGGGGCCCCGTGCACAAGCGCCTCCACTCCCTCACCCTCAACCGCCTCGGCCgccccgcctcgccgccgctcctcgCGCACATCGACCGCCTCGTCCTCGCCACCATGCGCCGGTGGGAGCCCTCCGCCACTGTTCGTCTCCTGGATGAGGCCAAGAGGATCACCTTCAACCTCACCGTCAAGCAGCTCGTCAGCATCGAGCCCGGGTCCTGGTCCGAGAGCCTCCGCCACGAGTACGTCAAGCTCATCGACGGATTCTTCTCCATCCCCTTCCCCTTCGCCTACCTCCTCTCTTTCACCACCTACGGGCAGGCCCTCAAG GCGAGGAAGAAAGTGGCCGGGGCGCTGCGGGAGGTGATAAAGAAGAGAATGGACGAGAAGGTGGAAAATGGTGGCGCGAAtggggaggatgaggagaagagggagaagaaggacATGGTGGAGGAGCTTCTTGAAGCAGAGGGTGGGAGCTTCTCCGTGGAGGAAATGGTGGACTTCTGCCTGTCTCTGCTGGTGGCTGGGTACGAGACGACGTCAGTGCTCATGACGCTTGCTGTGAAGTTTCTCAGTGAGACACCCACTGCGCTGGCGCAGCTCAAG GAAGAGCATGACAATATCAGAAACATAAAAGGCAAAAATGAACCACTGGAATGGAGCGATTACAAGTCAATGCCATTTACGCAGTGT GTGATAAATGAGACACTCCGTATGGCTAACTTAATTAGTGGGGTATTCAGGCGAGCAAACACGGATATTCATTTTAAAG ACTACATTATTCCAAAGGGCTGCAAAATATTTGCTTCATTCCGAGCTGTGCACCTTAACAATGAACACTATGAGAATGCTCGAACCTTTGACCCTTGGAGATGGCAG AGCAAGAATAAACTTCAGAACGCAGTAGGGGCCAATTTGTTTACTCCCTTTGGTGGTGGACCTCGGCTGTGCCCAGGCTATGAGCTTGCTCGGGTTGTTGTTTCTGTTTTCCTCCACCGTCTTGTAACGCGCTTTAG CTGGGAAGAAGCTGAGGAAGATAGGCTTGTCTTCTTTCCTACCACTCGAACTCTCAAAGGATACCCCATCAATCTCCGGCGGCGACCAGAGTCTAGTGGCTGA